The DNA region ACCCGAAAGAAGTGATAGATTTCATAGTGTATAGTGTGGAAGAAGAATTACAAAGAAGATTCAAACATGCCATGGAGAAAAAGAAATACGATGTGGATGATGTGGACGCTGCAAGAGAATACGTGCATGCAATGCTAGGCTTTGTTCTCTACTCGCATCATTTGTACACTAACATAAAGGGTGATGGAGAGCACGGCGAAGAAGGAATGGGCGGGCACGAACATTAAACGTAGGGCACTTGAATGACTGAGTACGCCACAGAGACGCGTGGAATAAAAATAGCCTTAGCAAGCTACTTGATACTGGTCATTATACAATTAACCGCTTATCTCTTCACGAACGTTCTAGTACTGCTGGCGCAAGCCTTAGAAATGCTAAGCGACGTCTTAGTCTCCACTTTTCTTTTAATATCCACCTATTGGTCACATAAGCCTGCAGACGAGTTTCACATGTTCGGTCACGGACGAGGACAAAACGTAGCGGCTCTAGTCTCAGCCACAATCCTAATTTCTTTCATGAGTCTCGAAACATATCGAGAAGCCATTCCAAAATTCTTCCAAACTTCTGAATATAGCGAATTTCAAAACCTAACTCTTGCATTAACAGTTATCGTAGTTGGCATGTTTATAATCGCAATTCCAACAGTCGACATTTTGAGGACTAAGGCAAAAGGGGCTTCGATGAAAGCGCAACTGATTGCACTTCTTAAAGACGAATTTTCTTACATGGCTGCGTTGATTGCGGTAATTCTCGTGGGACAAGGGTATCACTTAGCTGACCCAGCAGCCTCTATTATTGTAGCCACCGTAATCGCATTAAGCGGCATATACCTCTTTAAAGACAATGTTCACTATTTAGTAGGCAAAGCACTTGGCAGACAGTTTTTGGAGAAAATAGAATCCACAGCCAAATCCGTAAAAGGCGTGTTGGATGTTCATGATTTGAAGGCTGAATACGTTGGACCTAACATTATTCACACGGGCTTTCACATAGAAGTTGCAAGGGGCACATCAATAGAAGAAGCAGACCGCATTGCAGAAGAGGTTAAAGAAAAAATCAGCCGCGAGACAGGATGCCAACACTGCGTAATCCACGTGGACCCAGCCGAAAACTAACTGCCTTGTGATAACCCTTTATAGTTTCGATGCTAATTCAAAGAATGGTGAATTGATAATATGGGATATTTGGCTGTCTGGAAAGTTCTGGAAGAAATGATTATGGAATTCCGGAAAAAAGGCATCTCAATTCCAGCGGATGTCATGGATAATTTGAAATCTGCTAGGACCATGATTAAAATTTTGAAGGCAGACCCATACCGTGGAGAGACCATGCAGAAAATTGAAGAGTACCTCGGTAATGTTGAATCTTACCTTATCTCTGAAGGACAGAAAAAATTTGGAGTGGAACACGCGGATGAATGGCTTAAACGTTTAGACGAAGCCAGTGCGCGCATGCCTGACGTGGAAGATGAAGAAACAAGATTCGTTCCCGGGTTGCCGAGAGAACAAAGGTGGATTCGAGTTAAACCTTCAGCCGAGTTATCCATTGAAAAATTGAAAACGTTAGCTCAAGAATCAAACTTATCCTGCAAACTTCAAAATGATGGTTACCTGCTTGTATATGGCGAAGACGAACGCTTAAAAGAGTTTGTAAAGAAAATGGCTACAAAGTATGGAGTGAAGACTGAAAAATAGCCTTTAAACCGTGCATAACCGTTAAAGCATTGAAATGTAATCTTTTTATAGAAAAATCTTACAGAAGTCTCTATAATAAGATAGCTCTATCTCCCCGTGAGGGCGAGGGCGCAAACTAGGATGCCCTACATTAAAAAAATCGAAGTTAAAGGTTTCAAATCGTTCGGTCCGCAAACCGTTAAAGTAACTCTAGATAGAGGCTTCACGGCAATCACGGGACCCAACGGAAGCGGAAAAACAAACATTGTTGACGCAGTTCTATTCGCTTTAGGCGAGTTAAGCACTAGACGACTCCGCGCGGAAACCGCGGCTAAACTAATTTTCCATGGTTCTGAAAAGGCTGGATTAGAAAAGGCGAAGATGGCTAAAGTAATAATTCAGTTTGACAACTCGGACGGGCGCATGCCAGTTGATACAACAACAGTCACTGTCTCACGGGAAGTTTACAGAAATGGACAAAGCGTTTACAGACTTAATGGAAGAAGAATCTCCCGTGCGCAGATTCTGGAAATCCTCCTAATGGCTGGAATAAGCTCAACCAGCCAAAACATAATCTTGCAAGGCACTATAACTCGCTTAACAGACATCTCTCCACCCGAGCGTAGAAAAATAATTGAGGATTTAGTCGGAATTGCCCAGTACGACGCTGAGAAGGCTGAGGCGGAAGAAAAACTGCGCGCGGCTGACATCTCCATTCGCACAGCCATGGGTAGAATAGACGAGGTGCAAAAGCGCGTAGATGACCTAGAAAGGGAACGCAACGAGTTATTACGGTTCAGTTTTATTCAAAATGAAATAAAAAAGTTTGAAGCTGTTGAACTTTCACATGATATGGCGCAGATACAGGAAAAAACAAAGGAAACCTCTTCACAAGCAGACAAGCTTCGAGGCATGGTTGAAAAATTAAGACAGTTACGTGAAGAGCGTAGGTCGAAAAGAAGAGAAATTGAAGGAGAATGGCGTAAGCTAAGTTCAGAACTTGTCGAGGAAGGCGGCTCCCAAGTTTTAAGGGTTCAGATAAAAATTGGCGAATTAAAATCAAAATTAACGGAGTTAACAACTAAGATAAGTTCTGGAAAAACAAGTTTGGAAGGTCTAAAACGGATAAGAGAAAACAATCTTAAACAATACCAAACCATCCGAGACGAAATCCGCGAAAACCGCTTAAAAATAAAACGACTCAAAACCGAATATGAAGAAATTCTGAACCAAATAAACGCGAAACAAGCGGAACATGACATGTTAGCAAAGGAAACCGCTCAACTATGGGAAAATCTTGGAGAAAACAGCAAAAGAATCCATGAAATAGAACAGAAACTCGAAAGCAACTACAAAAGACTAACCTATCTACGGTCTGAACAGGTGAAAAGCCACACAGCCATCAAACTACGCGCAAGACGACTCAAAGACCTGAAGGAACGCAGAGAAAGATTTGCCGCAACGCTTAGCGAACTTGAAAAATCATTGGCTGAACTTGAAAAAGTGCAAAAGGAACAGAAAACTCAACTAAAAAATCTCGAACGTACACTTGAGCGGCGAATAGCTCAAAAAGAAGCTGTGGAACGAGAAATTGCCGAAGCTGGAAAGATAGCTGACTCAGCACGCGAAGCAGTTATAGAGTTTGTAACGCAAAAAGAGCTCGCGGAAACGGTGGCTTCTGAAGAAAAAGCTCTCAAAAGCATAGAAGAACTGGGCGATCTTGGCGTAATTTCTGGCGTGTATGGCAGATTACGTAACCTAATCAAGATTGACAAAGCCTATAAACAAGCGATTGAAGCGGCAGCGGCTGGATGGCTTGACGCAATAGTCGTGAAGGATTTTGATGCTGCGTTTACGTGCACGGAAACTTTAAGGAGAATGAAGTTGGGGCGAATAAAAATAATTCCACTTGAAGGCGCGTTGAAACCTAAGGTTTCAAAAATTCCGGAAAGAGAAGGTGTGAACGGCGCGGCTCCATTTTTTGTGAAATGTGAGAAGCACTATGAACCAGCAGTTAACTTTGTTTTAGGCGACACGCTCATAGCTTCAGATGACAAAACCGCCTTTGCCTTATCCAATGAAGGCTACCGCGTAGTGACAGTTAACGGAGACCTTTATGAGGTGGGCGGTGCCTTCGAAAGTGGTTATTATCGTGCACCTATTGATTTTTCCACGATTATCCCAAGCGAATCTGCAATCAAAAGCCTTGAAGAAGCCGTGAGTGCACTCCAACAGCATCTCTCGAGAAGAGGCAGCGACATAACGACTCTCGAGGATGAAATCGATAGAACACGCGTTGAAATTACTCGCTTATCAGAGGCTATCACAACGCTCGACAGGGAAATAGTCAGGGTTAAAAGAAGCACAAGAAGAACAAAATCAAATGTTAAGCGAGTAGAACACATCATTGGGCGGCTTGATAAAGAGGTTGAGAATGAGAAAACACAGATGTGGCTGCACAAGGCTGAACAAAGCTCTATTCAGAAAGAAATGAGAAAGCTTCAGAAGGAATTGGCTTCCCTAAAACGGAAGACGGACCCGTCGCAAATTCAAGAAATGGAAGTTAAAAGAGAAAAACTCGCAGAAGAAATAATCACTTTGAGACAGAAACTAGGCACAATCCAAACAGAAACTTCAACTCTGCAGTCACAATTTGATAACGTTTTAAGGGTTGGATATCAAAACGCAAAAATCCAACTTGCAAAGGTTGAACAGCAGTTTAGAAGAGTTGAAAAAGAAGTAGAAAGCGCGTTGCAAGAGCGGGAATCACTCAAGCATGAGTTGACGGAACTGGAAAAGAATCGCGTTGAACTCTCAAAAAGTGTTTTGTCAGCAAGAGAAGAAGCCAAGAATTTTACCGCTCAAATTGACGATATAGATAAAGAACTGCGTAAGCTTGATTCAGAGTATGAGCAAGCTGACCGCTTGTTGAATCAGCTTCAGCTGAACATTCAAACATCATTGTTACAGCTTGAACAATACAGAAGCCAGCTTAGACAGTTAGGTTATGAGCAACCATTAACAGTGACGCCCTCGCAAGTCGCAGAAGCTGAAACATCGATAAGAATGATGCAGCTTGAACTCGAACGAATAGGCGCAGTAAACCAGCTCGCCCTTTCGCATTACGCAGAACAAATTTCACGTTACAAGGAACTTTCAATGAGATTAAACGAGCTGGAAAGAGAAAAACAAGCCATAGTACAGTTTATGGATGAGATAGAACGCAAAAAACGCAAGGTATTCACAGAAGCTTTCGAAAAAATCAATAATAACCTTGGAAAGTACTTCGCAAAACTAACTGGAGGCGGAAACGCCACATTAAAACTCGAGAATCCAGACGAGCCTTTCTCTGGCGGCATCGACATGATTGTTCAGTTTCCCAACAAACCTTCCATAGTTGTAAGCGGAGCCAGTGGTGGCGAACGTTCGGTAGCAGCAGTCGCATTTATATTCGCTTTGAAAGAGTTTACTCCTGCAGCCTTCTACATACTCGACGAAATAGATGCACATCTCGACGCTTTTCATGTCTCAAAACTCGCTGACGTTCTATTGGAAGAATCTGAAAAAACCCAATTCATAGTCATCACTCTAAAGCCCGAAATGGTAAACAAAGCACAGAAGGTTTACGGCGTTTACGGACGCAATGGAGTCTCAAATGTAATTTCAGCCAAATTCTTAGAGGTGCCAAGCTAATGGCTTCTACAACGCTCAAAAAGCCCTTTTACATGCGTCCCCCATGGAACATTCTATTCGAATTTCACAAACTCGAAAAGTTAACACCTTGGAACATCAACATTTCCTATCTGCTTACAACGTTTCTTGAGGAAATGGAAAGAGTTGGGCAAGTAGACTTTAGAGCTTCAGGCGTGGCTCTCGATTCTTCAGCCCTTATATATTTGATGAAGTCAAAGCTTCTGCTAAAACTTGAGGAACCACCACCGCCGCCTAAGCCCCCCCAAGACTTTCTGCCTCCACCATTGTTTTTGCCGCTTAGACACGAGTTAACATCAACAACCATTAGTCATCTGCTTGAAGTTCTGGATGATGTCTTAAAAGGCGAAAAACTAATCCATCTTGAAAAGGCAGTTGCAGAACCAATTCTTCCAACACCTTCAGAAATTCTTCCACAACTAGACATTTACCTAATGGAAATCGAATTGCAAATGGAAAAACTCTACACTTCGCTTTCTGAAAGAGTCAAAGGCACGGGCATAATAGAATTTTCAACCCTAATCAAAGGTATCGGACGGTTAGAAGCCATTCGCACATTCATACTTTTGCTGTTTTTAGCGCAGGAAGGAAAAATAAAATTATGGCAGGATGAACAAACTGAAGAGATATACATAACTGTTGGAGATTTGAACATTGCAGAAAACAGAGAAACAAGCACTTAATTTAGATATGAATCTTCAACAGCAAACTGCAGAAAAAATACAGCGTGACTTGGCCTTGGTAGAAGCCGCCTTATACGTCGCAGGTCGCCCCTTAGACCTAAACGAATTGTGTTCAGTTTTGAAAACTCGCTCAAAAAATAAGGTTAGGAAACTAGTGAAGAATATTATGCAAGATTATGCGAGCAGAAACACCGCTCTGGAAATTTTAGAGTTAAAAGACGAACGATACGTGTTGCAGTTAAAAGCAGAATTCACACCTCTCGTTAGGAGACTTGTTAACAGACCCTTGCTTTCAACTGGTCCATTAAAAACACTCTCGTACATAGCCTATCGGCAACCTGTCTCACAAAAACGAGTCGTCGACGTCCGCGGTCACCACGCCTACGGCCACATTAAACTGTTGAAAGAGATGGGCTTAATTGCCAGCGAAAGGAGCGGACGTTCATGGGTTCTGAAAACCACAGAATACTTTGCGGACTATTTTGGATTGAGCCACGACACTGCAACTATGAAAAAAGAGTTAAAACATGTCTTTGAAGATTTTTCAAAACAAGAAACTCCCCAAACCTGAAATGGATAGGTTTATATGCAAAATAAAGGTTGATAGTGAACACTTAAATTAAAAGAATAGGGAAATAAGCATGTCAGTTTGGCACGGTGACCTCCACAAGAAAAAACCATCTGGAGGCAGAAAAAGAGCCTACAGAGGAAAACGAAAGTTTGAACAAGGCTCATTTCCAGTAGAAACACTCGTAGGCGAACCTAAACGCAAAATCTCCAGAGGAAGAGGCGGAAACTTAAAAGTTAAAATTTTAAGCGACAAGTATGCTTGCGTAACCGACCCTAAAAGTGGAAAAACAGCAAAAGTCGAGATTATACGAGTCGTCAAAAACCCAACAAACATAGATTACGACCGCAGAGGCGTAATAACCAAAAGCGCCGTTGTAGAAACTTCGCTTGGCTTAGCACGTGTCACTTCTCGTCCTGGGCAAAATGGCGTAGTTAATGCCATATTAATCGGCGAAGAAGAAAAAAGCTAACACACACGCCTATTTTGCCGTAGAAGCCGAGCTTCGAATTTTTAAAAGCTGTTTCGCAATTTTCACAATTACTTTCTGTTTTGCCTCATTTTTCTTGACAAGTAACATGCCCGATTTTGGTAAAAATGGTGTTTTAGGATACCCAGCATCCAAAACAAGCTCGTGTTCTAAGCCAATTTTTTCTGCAGCATCTTTTATCTCCAAGATTTTGGGAGACGGCACAGCTAAGCTTTTAGGGACTCGTCTTCCTTCCTTTCTTGTCTTTGTTGAATCGAAATAGACTGGCCAGATTATTGCTTTGTCTTGTTTACGCATGTCTTCTTCTCCTTTCACTACTTGTGGGCGTAGTATGCTGTTAACTTCGTGTTAACTTTGTCGATTCTGACGAAGCCAAATCTTTCAAATTGTATTATAGTGTTTGGCGTTAGCTGTTTGCAAATGCCCTCAGCGATTCCTTCGGCAAGTGAAGCATCTGGCATTACTACTTGGCAGGGCATGTCTTCTCCAACAAGTATCCAGTGAATGAGTGGCGCTTTGGCTTTTCTGGCTTCTTCGTAGGATTCGCTGACAAACGATGCATCAACAGAATATGCGTTCATCTTCTCAATTTCTATGTTAAAAAGCTCCATGAGGCGAATGAGGCTCCCCACACTTGAGGCTTCCATATCTTTCTTTGAAACCCAGAATCTTGTAGAATCTGCTTCTCCTTCCGGCTTTACCACATATTCTCGGCTTCCCTTTTCCGGCTTGTCAGGATGCAAATGAAGCTTTGCTTTGAAAGTTTTTGGGATATGCTTCACAGTTAACTCTATTGGGTTGTGCACAAAGAAGTAGCGGTTAACTGTTGGGTCTAAAATTTTGCGGTTATATGCATAGAGGTTCTCCCAACTCAGAATCACATCAGAAGTTTTAGGTCCAACATCAATTATCATTTTCTTGATGGCATCCGGCATTATTCCACGTCTTCTTAGCGCTGCAAAAGTTGCAAGTCGCGGGTCATCCCAGCTTTTGTATACGCCTTCCCGCATTCCCTGAACAATTTTTGACTTGCTTAGTGAAGCTCCAGTTATCTTTAACCTACCATAGTGTATGGCTTCTGGATATCTCCACCCTAAATGTTTGTAGAGATATTCTTGTCGAGCTTGGTTTGTTAGGTGTTCTTTTCCGCGGATTATGTGGGTTACGCCCATTAAGTGGTCATCTACACCACAAGCTAGATTGTATAGGGGCCAAACGCGATATTTGCTTCCAACGCGCGGATGCGGATACTTTTCTGTGTCTATAACACGGGCTGCGGGCCAGTCTCTAACTGCTGGGTTTGGATGGTTCAAATCGGTTTTCACTCGAAGTACAGCCTCGCCTTCGCCATAATCGCCTCTGAGCATGTGTTGCCATCTTGTTAGGTGTTCTTCTGGCGGCAGATTGCGACATTCACAAGGCTGGTTGGCTAAGTTTTTTTTTCGAAATGTTTCTGGCTGGCATGTGCAGACGTAAGCGTTGCCTTCTCTCAGCAGTTTTTCTGCATACTCATAGTAAATGGGTATCCTATCGCTTTGGATGTACTCTTCGTCTGGTTTGCATTCAAGCCAAACTAAATCTTCTCTGATGCGCTCATAAAACTCTAAAACGGGGCGCTTCAGTTTTGGGTCTGTATCCTCGAAGCGTAGAATAAATTTGCCTTTATACATGCGTGCGTACTCGTGGCATAGTATTATTGCTCTTGCTGAACCCAAATGTATAACACAGTCGGGGTTCGGCGAAAAACGCGTTACAACCATTGCGTACTTGTCAACGTTTGGTAATGGTGGAAGACGCTTTTCCTCTTCTACCTTCTCTTTCACGAGAGCTTCCGGCCATTTCTCTTCAACGATGCGCTTCTGCTCAGCAAAGGATAAATTGTTAACTTCTTGGATAACTTCATTGATATCGGTGGACAATTCCTTAATTTTGTCTCTCAATTCTGGTTTTTCGCCTAGAATTTTTCCAATAACTGGTCCTGCTTGTGCTTTGCCATCATGTTTAATGGCATTTAGTAAAGCAGCCTTTCGAATTGTCTCCCTCAATTCAGTGTTCTCTTTAAGTGTCAAAGATTTTAACGCTCTTTTAGAACTAGAGTTTCCTTTCAATTAAGAATTTTGCAAAGGAATTCAGTTTTTCCTTTGCGTCGGAAGCAGGTAGGAGTTTGTCAACTTTTTTCCAGCTTTTCCTAACCATTTCTTTTGCGAGGTTTTTTGCGTAGTTTATTGAGTCGTATTTTTCCATTATTGAGATAGCTTCGTCTCTGAGTTTCTGGTTGGAAGTGTGCATGTTGAGGATTTCGATGAGTCTGTTTCTGTCTTTGATGTTGGCGACTTTTAATGTGTGAATCACTATGAGCGACCTTTTTCCCTCTGTTATGTCTTGTCCGCGTCCGCCTTTCTTTTTTGCAAATTCTCTGCTTGTCAAGTCTAAAATGTCATCCTGTATTTGGAATGCTATGCCTATGCTTTCAGCAAAAAAACCAAGTTTTTCAACAAGCTCCTCGTTTGCATCCGCCAACACAGCAGCTATTTTTGCAGCCATCCTCGCCAATGTTCCGGTTTTATAAGCGCACATTTGCAAGTAGTCTTTCTCGTCTATTTTATCGGCATTTGCTAAGCCTTTATGCCACGCTATGTCCATTGCTTGACCGAGGCTGAGGCTTATCATTTCTTGCACGTAGATTTGGTAAACTTTGCAAAGTTTTTGAGGAGGCACTTTTGTTTTTTTCTCTATTAGTGGCAGAAGCGGCAGATAATACATGGAGTTTCCAGCGTTTATGGCGATGTCTAATCCGTAGATTTTGTATGTGCATGGTTTTCCTCTTCGGAGTTCGGATGCGTCTTCTATGTCGTCTACCATTAATGTTCCGTTGTGAATTACTTCGGGGATTATGGCGAAATCAACGAAGTCTTCTGTTTTTTTGCCTAAGGCTTCGCATATTAACAAGAACAAGGCTGGACGCCATCGTTTTCCGCCTCTGTCGAGAAACTCCCAGATGGGCTCAGCTATTGCCTTGTTTAAAGCATCTAAATTGTACGCGTAGTTTGGCGGATTAAGCCTAAAAACAGCCGAGTCCTTAGAGAGTTTTCTTGGAATATACTTTTCAATAGCCTTGTCTATCAACGCGGCTTTTTCTTCGAGGAACTTTTCAATGTCCAATTTTTTTAGCTCCTTCCTCTCCGCGCGTAACTTTCTATATTAAATCCTCTCAGTTTTAACCATTCAGCCGTTTTACCCACAATAATCAGTGGTTTTTCTTGCAGAGAATGAATGGAGTCTGCACCTACGAGGAACATGCAATTTCTCAATTCTTCCATCAAAAGCGTAAGTGCATCTTTTGTTTCCTTCAAGCCCTTAACTGCTGTTTCAAGAATCGGCTGCGAGAGGCTTGTAAGGCTTGCGCCTAAAGCCAATGACTTCGCAACATCTAACCCTTCCCGTATTCCTCCAGAAGCAATAACTGGAATGTGAACAGACTGGGAAACTTCAACAATACTTACGGCTGTTGGGATGCCCCAATCCCAGAAAACATCGCCTAGTCTACGTTGGAAACTGTTTTTTCGTCCTTTTGCTCGGTAATATTCAACTGCCGCGAAGCTTGTGCCTCCAGCACCGCTCACGTCTATACCTTTAACGCTTAGCGCTTCCAGCCTTTTCGCTTCTTCTGCGGCTATGCCAGCGCCCGTTTCTTTAACAATGACCGGTTTGTCTAGTTCTTTTGCGATTTCGCCTATTTTTTCGATTACGCCTCTGAAATTGGTTTGTCCTTCTGGCTGGACCGCTTCTTGTAATGGGTTTAAGTGTATGGCTAGGGCGTCTGCATCAATCATTTCAATAGCTTTTTTGGCTTCTTTTAGGCTGTATCCGTGGGTGAGTTGTACTCCGCCTATATTTGCTATTAGAAAAGCTGTTGAGGCTTTTTTTCTTGTTATTTTGAATGTTTGTTCAAGTTTTTTGTCTTCTATGGCTGCACGTTGGCTTCCGACGCCCATTCCTAAGCCTAACTCTTCGACGGCTTGGGCTAAAACTGCGTTGATTTTGGTTGCTTCTGAGGTCCCGCCTGTTATGGCTCCTACGATGATTG from Candidatus Bathyarchaeota archaeon A05DMB-5 includes:
- a CDS encoding cation transporter — translated: MTEYATETRGIKIALASYLILVIIQLTAYLFTNVLVLLAQALEMLSDVLVSTFLLISTYWSHKPADEFHMFGHGRGQNVAALVSATILISFMSLETYREAIPKFFQTSEYSEFQNLTLALTVIVVGMFIIAIPTVDILRTKAKGASMKAQLIALLKDEFSYMAALIAVILVGQGYHLADPAASIIVATVIALSGIYLFKDNVHYLVGKALGRQFLEKIESTAKSVKGVLDVHDLKAEYVGPNIIHTGFHIEVARGTSIEEADRIAEEVKEKISRETGCQHCVIHVDPAEN
- a CDS encoding DUF2096 family protein — encoded protein: MGYLAVWKVLEEMIMEFRKKGISIPADVMDNLKSARTMIKILKADPYRGETMQKIEEYLGNVESYLISEGQKKFGVEHADEWLKRLDEASARMPDVEDEETRFVPGLPREQRWIRVKPSAELSIEKLKTLAQESNLSCKLQNDGYLLVYGEDERLKEFVKKMATKYGVKTEK
- the smc gene encoding chromosome segregation protein SMC, with the translated sequence MPYIKKIEVKGFKSFGPQTVKVTLDRGFTAITGPNGSGKTNIVDAVLFALGELSTRRLRAETAAKLIFHGSEKAGLEKAKMAKVIIQFDNSDGRMPVDTTTVTVSREVYRNGQSVYRLNGRRISRAQILEILLMAGISSTSQNIILQGTITRLTDISPPERRKIIEDLVGIAQYDAEKAEAEEKLRAADISIRTAMGRIDEVQKRVDDLERERNELLRFSFIQNEIKKFEAVELSHDMAQIQEKTKETSSQADKLRGMVEKLRQLREERRSKRREIEGEWRKLSSELVEEGGSQVLRVQIKIGELKSKLTELTTKISSGKTSLEGLKRIRENNLKQYQTIRDEIRENRLKIKRLKTEYEEILNQINAKQAEHDMLAKETAQLWENLGENSKRIHEIEQKLESNYKRLTYLRSEQVKSHTAIKLRARRLKDLKERRERFAATLSELEKSLAELEKVQKEQKTQLKNLERTLERRIAQKEAVEREIAEAGKIADSAREAVIEFVTQKELAETVASEEKALKSIEELGDLGVISGVYGRLRNLIKIDKAYKQAIEAAAAGWLDAIVVKDFDAAFTCTETLRRMKLGRIKIIPLEGALKPKVSKIPEREGVNGAAPFFVKCEKHYEPAVNFVLGDTLIASDDKTAFALSNEGYRVVTVNGDLYEVGGAFESGYYRAPIDFSTIIPSESAIKSLEEAVSALQQHLSRRGSDITTLEDEIDRTRVEITRLSEAITTLDREIVRVKRSTRRTKSNVKRVEHIIGRLDKEVENEKTQMWLHKAEQSSIQKEMRKLQKELASLKRKTDPSQIQEMEVKREKLAEEIITLRQKLGTIQTETSTLQSQFDNVLRVGYQNAKIQLAKVEQQFRRVEKEVESALQERESLKHELTELEKNRVELSKSVLSAREEAKNFTAQIDDIDKELRKLDSEYEQADRLLNQLQLNIQTSLLQLEQYRSQLRQLGYEQPLTVTPSQVAEAETSIRMMQLELERIGAVNQLALSHYAEQISRYKELSMRLNELEREKQAIVQFMDEIERKKRKVFTEAFEKINNNLGKYFAKLTGGGNATLKLENPDEPFSGGIDMIVQFPNKPSIVVSGASGGERSVAAVAFIFALKEFTPAAFYILDEIDAHLDAFHVSKLADVLLEESEKTQFIVITLKPEMVNKAQKVYGVYGRNGVSNVISAKFLEVPS
- the scpB gene encoding SMC-Scp complex subunit ScpB: MQKTEKQALNLDMNLQQQTAEKIQRDLALVEAALYVAGRPLDLNELCSVLKTRSKNKVRKLVKNIMQDYASRNTALEILELKDERYVLQLKAEFTPLVRRLVNRPLLSTGPLKTLSYIAYRQPVSQKRVVDVRGHHAYGHIKLLKEMGLIASERSGRSWVLKTTEYFADYFGLSHDTATMKKELKHVFEDFSKQETPQT
- a CDS encoding 30S ribosomal protein S8e, whose amino-acid sequence is MSVWHGDLHKKKPSGGRKRAYRGKRKFEQGSFPVETLVGEPKRKISRGRGGNLKVKILSDKYACVTDPKSGKTAKVEIIRVVKNPTNIDYDRRGVITKSAVVETSLGLARVTSRPGQNGVVNAILIGEEEKS
- a CDS encoding signal recognition particle protein Srp19 (binds to 7S RNA to mediate binding of the signal recognition particle protein Srp54); this translates as MRKQDKAIIWPVYFDSTKTRKEGRRVPKSLAVPSPKILEIKDAAEKIGLEHELVLDAGYPKTPFLPKSGMLLVKKNEAKQKVIVKIAKQLLKIRSSASTAK
- a CDS encoding glutamate--tRNA ligase codes for the protein MRETIRKAALLNAIKHDGKAQAGPVIGKILGEKPELRDKIKELSTDINEVIQEVNNLSFAEQKRIVEEKWPEALVKEKVEEEKRLPPLPNVDKYAMVVTRFSPNPDCVIHLGSARAIILCHEYARMYKGKFILRFEDTDPKLKRPVLEFYERIREDLVWLECKPDEEYIQSDRIPIYYEYAEKLLREGNAYVCTCQPETFRKKNLANQPCECRNLPPEEHLTRWQHMLRGDYGEGEAVLRVKTDLNHPNPAVRDWPAARVIDTEKYPHPRVGSKYRVWPLYNLACGVDDHLMGVTHIIRGKEHLTNQARQEYLYKHLGWRYPEAIHYGRLKITGASLSKSKIVQGMREGVYKSWDDPRLATFAALRRRGIMPDAIKKMIIDVGPKTSDVILSWENLYAYNRKILDPTVNRYFFVHNPIELTVKHIPKTFKAKLHLHPDKPEKGSREYVVKPEGEADSTRFWVSKKDMEASSVGSLIRLMELFNIEIEKMNAYSVDASFVSESYEEARKAKAPLIHWILVGEDMPCQVVMPDASLAEGIAEGICKQLTPNTIIQFERFGFVRIDKVNTKLTAYYAHK
- a CDS encoding polyprenyl synthetase family protein produces the protein MDIEKFLEEKAALIDKAIEKYIPRKLSKDSAVFRLNPPNYAYNLDALNKAIAEPIWEFLDRGGKRWRPALFLLICEALGKKTEDFVDFAIIPEVIHNGTLMVDDIEDASELRRGKPCTYKIYGLDIAINAGNSMYYLPLLPLIEKKTKVPPQKLCKVYQIYVQEMISLSLGQAMDIAWHKGLANADKIDEKDYLQMCAYKTGTLARMAAKIAAVLADANEELVEKLGFFAESIGIAFQIQDDILDLTSREFAKKKGGRGQDITEGKRSLIVIHTLKVANIKDRNRLIEILNMHTSNQKLRDEAISIMEKYDSINYAKNLAKEMVRKSWKKVDKLLPASDAKEKLNSFAKFLIERKL
- a CDS encoding type 2 isopentenyl-diphosphate Delta-isomerase yields the protein MTKETRKRKAEHIKIALNENVQAKRATTGFEDVFLIHRALPEIDKQKINLSTTVFGHKFAAPIIVGAITGGTSEATKINAVLAQAVEELGLGMGVGSQRAAIEDKKLEQTFKITRKKASTAFLIANIGGVQLTHGYSLKEAKKAIEMIDADALAIHLNPLQEAVQPEGQTNFRGVIEKIGEIAKELDKPVIVKETGAGIAAEEAKRLEALSVKGIDVSGAGGTSFAAVEYYRAKGRKNSFQRRLGDVFWDWGIPTAVSIVEVSQSVHIPVIASGGIREGLDVAKSLALGASLTSLSQPILETAVKGLKETKDALTLLMEELRNCMFLVGADSIHSLQEKPLIIVGKTAEWLKLRGFNIESYARRGRS